A region of Faecalibacterium taiwanense DNA encodes the following proteins:
- a CDS encoding substrate-binding domain-containing protein produces MKQSKISRRSFLLGLGAVSAAAVLTACGGSSSASTAASGSAASGSSVVYRTLDQIKESGTINIGVFSDKNPFGYVDENGEYQGYDVYFARRLGEDLGVEINFVSTEAANRIEYLQTGKADVILANFTVTPERAEEVDFALPYMNVALGVISPDSNVITTLDNWNADDQMIVISGTTAETYLTKEYPDIPLQKYDSYATAKNALENGNGVAWANDNTEVIAFAKQNTGYTVGIPSLGSQDTIAPAVSQGNTTVLDWLNEEIKALGEENFFHKDYEETLVDTYGLDYEDELVVEGGVTGGADAASSEAASSEAASSEAAASEVASSAAAQ; encoded by the coding sequence ATGAAACAGTCTAAGATCTCTCGTCGTTCCTTCCTGCTGGGTCTGGGCGCAGTTTCCGCTGCCGCTGTTCTGACCGCATGCGGCGGCTCTTCTTCTGCTTCCACTGCAGCATCCGGCAGCGCAGCATCCGGCAGCAGCGTGGTCTACCGCACTCTGGATCAGATCAAGGAGTCCGGCACCATCAACATCGGCGTGTTCTCCGATAAGAACCCGTTCGGCTATGTGGACGAGAACGGCGAATATCAGGGCTATGATGTCTACTTTGCACGCCGTCTGGGCGAGGATCTGGGCGTAGAGATCAACTTCGTTTCCACCGAAGCTGCCAACCGCATCGAGTACCTGCAGACCGGCAAGGCGGATGTGATCCTGGCAAACTTCACCGTGACCCCGGAGCGCGCAGAGGAAGTGGACTTTGCTCTGCCTTACATGAACGTGGCTCTGGGTGTCATTTCTCCGGACAGCAACGTTATCACCACTCTGGACAACTGGAACGCTGACGACCAGATGATCGTCATTTCCGGCACCACCGCCGAGACCTACCTGACCAAGGAGTACCCCGACATTCCGCTGCAGAAGTACGATTCCTATGCAACGGCCAAGAATGCACTGGAGAACGGCAACGGCGTGGCATGGGCCAACGATAACACCGAGGTCATTGCATTTGCAAAGCAGAACACCGGCTACACGGTCGGCATTCCCTCTCTGGGCAGCCAGGACACCATTGCTCCCGCTGTGAGCCAGGGCAACACCACCGTTCTGGATTGGCTGAACGAGGAGATCAAGGCTCTGGGCGAGGAGAACTTCTTCCACAAGGACTATGAGGAGACTCTGGTGGATACCTACGGCCTTGACTATGAGGATGAGCTGGTCGTTGAGGGCGGCGTGACCGGCGGCGCAGATGCCGCATCCAGCGAAGCTGCTTCTTCGGAAGCCGCATCTTCTGAGGCTGCTGCTTCCGAAGTAGCTTCCAGCGCAGCCGCACAGTAA
- a CDS encoding amino acid ABC transporter ATP-binding protein, translating into MAEPILTVEHLIKAYGETPVLDDISFAVKPGEVIVVVGPSGCGKSTLLRCLNGLEPTQSGRVRLGNETVAYGGKNLTQLRQRIGMVFQSYELFPHMTVLDNVLLAPTKVQKRPKAEVQQEAEALLDRVGLLAKKNSYPRELSGGQKQRVAIVRALCMHPEILLFDEVTAALDPEMVREVLDVMLDLAKQGKTMIIVTHEMQFARAIANRVIFLDGGKIVEEAAPAEFFDRPKTERAQRFLRTFTFDAVK; encoded by the coding sequence ATGGCAGAACCTATTTTGACTGTTGAACATCTGATCAAGGCCTATGGCGAGACCCCCGTGCTGGATGATATCAGCTTTGCTGTCAAGCCCGGCGAGGTCATCGTGGTGGTCGGCCCTTCGGGCTGCGGCAAAAGCACCCTGCTGCGCTGTCTGAATGGTCTGGAGCCCACCCAGAGCGGCCGGGTGCGGCTGGGCAATGAGACCGTTGCCTACGGCGGTAAAAATCTGACCCAGCTGCGCCAGCGCATCGGCATGGTGTTCCAGAGCTACGAGCTGTTCCCGCACATGACGGTGCTGGACAATGTGCTTCTGGCACCCACCAAGGTGCAGAAGCGCCCCAAAGCGGAAGTGCAGCAGGAGGCCGAAGCTCTGCTGGACCGTGTGGGCCTGCTTGCCAAGAAAAACAGCTACCCGCGGGAGCTTTCCGGCGGACAGAAGCAGCGCGTTGCCATCGTGCGCGCACTGTGTATGCACCCGGAGATCCTTCTGTTTGACGAAGTGACCGCTGCCCTTGATCCGGAAATGGTGCGCGAGGTGCTGGACGTTATGCTGGACCTTGCCAAGCAGGGCAAGACCATGATCATCGTCACCCACGAAATGCAGTTTGCCCGCGCCATTGCCAACCGCGTCATCTTTCTGGATGGCGGCAAGATCGTGGAAGAAGCTGCACCGGCCGAGTTCTTTGACCGGCCCAAGACCGAGCGCGCGCAACGCTTCCTGCGCACCTTCACGTTTGATGCTGTGAAATGA
- a CDS encoding amino acid ABC transporter permease: MLDLGLDVLFKGKNMARLLGGLGVALKISAVSVIISLPLGILLGVLMTSRNPVIKAVLRLYLEFVRIMPQMVLLFLVYFGTTRAFGWNLSGETASIIVFVLWGTAEMSDLVRGALIAIPKHQYESAEALGMSRAQTYWYIIIPQTVRRLIPLSINLITRMIKTTSLVLMIGVVEVIKVAQQIIEANRTASPNAAFGIYLTVFVLYFFVCWPISLLASYLEKKWK; encoded by the coding sequence ATGCTGGATTTGGGTCTTGATGTCCTGTTCAAGGGCAAAAACATGGCCCGCCTGCTGGGCGGCCTTGGCGTTGCACTCAAGATCAGCGCCGTCTCGGTGATCATCAGCCTGCCGCTGGGCATCCTGCTGGGCGTGCTCATGACCTCCCGCAACCCCGTTATCAAGGCGGTCCTGCGGCTTTATCTGGAGTTCGTCCGCATCATGCCGCAGATGGTGCTGCTGTTCCTCGTTTACTTCGGCACCACCCGTGCCTTTGGGTGGAACCTTTCCGGCGAGACGGCATCCATCATCGTGTTTGTGCTGTGGGGCACCGCAGAAATGAGCGACCTTGTGCGCGGTGCGCTGATCGCCATTCCGAAGCACCAGTATGAGAGCGCCGAGGCCCTTGGCATGAGCCGTGCGCAGACCTACTGGTACATCATCATTCCGCAGACGGTGCGCCGCCTGATCCCGCTGTCCATCAACCTGATTACCCGCATGATCAAGACCACCAGCCTTGTGCTGATGATCGGTGTGGTGGAAGTGATCAAGGTAGCACAGCAGATCATCGAGGCCAACCGCACCGCCAGCCCCAACGCAGCGTTTGGCATTTATCTCACGGTTTTCGTGTTATATTTCTTCGTATGCTGGCCCATCAGTCTGCTGGCATCCTATCTCGAAAAGAAATGGAAGTGA
- a CDS encoding amino acid ABC transporter permease, with amino-acid sequence MDWNAIQQYLPLYQKAAVLTVRLGVAGIIFAIIIGLACAVIQYDKVPVLRQIVGVYIQLSRNTPLLVQLFFIYYGLPKVGIRTNAEICGIAGLAFLGGSYMAEAFRSGLEAIEPIQTESAYSLGMNRWQTMRYIILPQAMSTSMPAFMANVIFLLKETSVFSAISLMDLMFTAKDLIGMYSKTIECLFLLVVFYLIILLPVSIVGSLIERRLRYAGFGS; translated from the coding sequence ATGGACTGGAATGCGATCCAGCAATATTTGCCGCTCTACCAGAAGGCCGCTGTACTTACCGTGCGGCTGGGCGTTGCAGGCATCATTTTTGCCATCATCATTGGCCTTGCCTGCGCAGTGATCCAGTATGACAAGGTGCCCGTTCTGCGGCAGATCGTGGGTGTTTACATCCAGCTGTCCCGCAACACACCGCTGCTGGTGCAGCTGTTCTTCATTTATTATGGCCTGCCCAAGGTGGGCATCCGCACCAATGCCGAGATCTGCGGCATTGCCGGTCTGGCGTTTCTGGGCGGCAGCTACATGGCCGAAGCGTTCCGCAGCGGTCTGGAAGCCATTGAGCCCATCCAGACCGAGAGTGCCTACAGCCTTGGCATGAACCGCTGGCAGACCATGCGCTACATCATTCTGCCGCAGGCCATGTCCACCAGTATGCCGGCTTTCATGGCAAATGTGATCTTCCTGCTCAAGGAGACCAGCGTGTTCAGCGCCATCAGCCTGATGGACCTGATGTTCACGGCAAAGGACCTGATCGGCATGTACTCCAAAACCATCGAATGTCTGTTTCTGCTGGTGGTGTTCTACCTTATCATTCTGCTGCCGGTGTCCATTGTGGGCAGCCTGATCGAAAGGAGGCTGCGCTATGCTGGATTTGGGTCTTGA
- a CDS encoding GHKL domain-containing protein, whose protein sequence is MAKEYARSSQLDRENQLLAVESRRYMELRSYLEQTRHLRHDFRQHLHVISGLTEAGRLDELKSYLSQYESELSDARPTLCVNAAVDALAGHYDYEARKQGIQIEWKLELPKLLPLPEADLCTILGNLLENALHASQKLPPEERQIKVLARMLSPAMMGLMVENRYDGVLKKQGGVLHSTKHDGQGIGLVSVETAVHRYHGNLTVETGGSVFRANVLLNL, encoded by the coding sequence GTGGCAAAGGAGTATGCCCGCAGCTCCCAGCTGGACCGCGAAAACCAGCTGTTGGCCGTGGAGTCCCGCCGCTATATGGAGCTGCGCAGCTATCTGGAACAGACCCGCCACCTGCGGCACGATTTCCGCCAGCACCTGCATGTGATCTCCGGCCTGACCGAGGCCGGGCGGCTGGATGAACTGAAAAGCTACCTGAGCCAGTACGAGAGCGAACTCAGCGATGCCAGACCCACCCTGTGCGTCAACGCTGCGGTGGATGCGCTTGCCGGCCACTACGACTACGAGGCCCGGAAACAGGGCATCCAGATCGAATGGAAGCTGGAACTGCCCAAGCTCCTGCCCCTGCCGGAGGCCGACCTGTGCACCATTCTTGGCAACCTGCTGGAAAATGCGCTCCATGCCAGCCAGAAGCTGCCGCCGGAAGAACGGCAGATCAAGGTGCTGGCCCGGATGCTCAGCCCGGCCATGATGGGCCTGATGGTGGAGAACCGCTATGACGGCGTGCTGAAAAAGCAGGGCGGCGTTTTGCACTCCACCAAGCATGACGGACAGGGCATCGGCCTTGTTTCCGTCGAAACTGCCGTGCACAGGTATCACGGCAATCTGACGGTGGAAACGGGCGGCAGCGTTTTCCGGGCCAATGTGCTGCTGAACCTGTAA